The Rhopalosiphum maidis isolate BTI-1 chromosome 1, ASM367621v3, whole genome shotgun sequence genome has a segment encoding these proteins:
- the LOC113550028 gene encoding tRNA-specific adenosine deaminase 2-like isoform X3 translates to MDWSAHMNISLCLAKEALEVGEVPVGCIFVDNDGNILASGRNTVNETKNATRHAEINCVDTIVKAGFLEKLSNITVVVTVEPCIMCAAMLINIGCSNIIYGCANDRFGGCGTVLAVPGLEKCNVQGGLFGNQAMDLLKQFYKGQNPNAPENKVKKKPVNS, encoded by the coding sequence atggattGGAGTGCTCATAtgaatatatcattatgtttAGCTAAAGAAGCATTAGAAGTAGGGGAAGTTCCTGTTGgctgtatttttgttgataatgATGGTAATATTTTAGCTTCTGGTCGTAACACtgtaaatgaaacaaaaaatgcaACTAGACATGCTGAAATCAATTGTGTCGATACAATTGTAAAGGCTggctttttagaaaaattatcaaatataactGTTGTTGTTACTGTGGAACCTTGCATAATGTGTGCTGCaatgttgataaatattgGCTGttctaacattatttatggttGTGCTAATGACCGTTTTGGTGGCTGTGGTACTGTACTTGCTGTTCCTGgtttagaaaaatgtaatgttcaaGGTGGATTATTCGGAAACCAGGCAATGGATttacttaaacaattttacaaagGACAAAATCCAAATGCTCcggaaaataaagttaaaaaaaaacctgtaaATTCATGA
- the LOC113548836 gene encoding DNA-directed RNA polymerase III subunit RPC7, protein MAGASRGKRGGRGAGNNVGRPHISIGPDKLEVDDPLDFKAPELFPPLRATVTEIEEDSEDDDLIAFEKKLAKHFNNAASFISKEEFTTPWSYLKSIENHNYFPPSLLPKKKKSSQDEKPLTDKQWMEKLKSEITNHDYLSLQEIVSAKKNKIDDFLCPANKKKAKTENPTTSLLINESVVKELDEEEDIDVEDSEEPKKKEDEDKDEQPKDIEEEFESDVDDELDDGTDYNKNYFDNGEGYLDDDDDGLDDNDAIY, encoded by the coding sequence ATGGCTGGTGCATCAAGGGGAAAGAGAGGAGGACGAGGAGCTGGTAATAATGTTGGTCGCCCACATATATCCATTGGCCCTGACAAATTAGAAGTAGACGATCCACTTGATTTTAAAGCCCCAGAACTCTTTCCCCCTTTGAGAGCAACAGTTACTGAAATTGAAGAAGACAGTGAAGATGATGACCTGATAGCTTTTGAAAAGAAGTTAGCCAAGCATTTTAATAATGCTGCATCATTTATTTCTAAAGAAGAGTTTACAACTCCTTGGTCATACCTTAAATCTATAGAAAATCATAACTACTTTCCACCATCTTTattaccgaaaaaaaaaaaaagttcacagGATGAAAAACCATTAACTGATAAACAATGGATGGAAAAGTTAAAATCTGAGATTACTAATCATGATTATTTGTCATTGCAAGAAATTGTTtctgctaaaaaaaataaaattgatgattTCCTTTGTCCTGCTAACAAAAAGAAGGCAAAAACTGAAAATCCTACAACAtcacttttaattaatgaaagtGTTGTCAAAGAACTTGATGAAGAAGAAGACATTGATGTAGAAGACAGTGAAGAGCCAAAAAAGAAAGAGGATGAAGATAAAGATGAACAGCCTAAAGACATTGAAGAAGAATTTGAAAGTGATGTAGATGATGAATTAGATGATGGTAcagattacaataaaaactattttgataaTGGCGAAGGCTATcttgatgatgatgatgatggtcTGGATGATAATGatgcaatttattaa
- the LOC113550028 gene encoding single-strand selective monofunctional uracil DNA glycosylase-like isoform X2 — protein MCQTGIPFGEVNIVRSYLKIDGEVLTPTNYHPQRPINGLNCHRSEVSGKRLWDLFIELSKDDPYKFFKDCFIHNYFPLALMNKNAKNITPGDLKSEYQKKLQEICDKSLSDIVTLLHTDTIVAIGKYAEKRSNEIVKKFKLNNIKVVLIPHPSPRSVGTAEKWKNETLNQLKSYHILQLFK, from the exons ATGTGTCAAACTGGT ataccATTTGGTGAAGTTAATATTGTcagaagttatttaaaaatagatggaGAAGTATTAACACCCACAAATTATCATCCTCAAAGACCAATTAATGGTCTTAACTGCCATAGAAGTGAAGTGAGCGGCAAACGATTATGGGATCTTTTTATTGAACTCAGTAAAGACGATCCATATAAGTTTTTCAAAGATTGCTTTATTCATAACTATTTCCCCTTGgcattaatgaataaaaatgctAAGAATATCACACCAGGCGATTTAAAG agtgaataccaaaaaaaattacaagaaaTCTGTGACAAATCATTAAGTGATATAGTTACTTTACTTCATACTGATACCATTGTTGCTATTGGAAAATATGCTGAAAAAAGGTCTAACGAAATAgtcaagaaatttaaattaaacaatattaag GTTGTACTTATTCCTCATCCCAGTCCACGCAGTGTTGGCACAGCagaaaaatggaaaaatgaaacattaaaTCAACTTAAATCATACCATATTCTCCAgttgttcaaataa
- the LOC113550028 gene encoding single-strand selective monofunctional uracil DNA glycosylase-like isoform X1: MSVSKYFAQQNKPETDDLADSFIKLENDLVSQLKHLNYGPDIEYIYNPLDYASNLHKTFLKKFLLTSKKVLFLGINPGPWGMCQTGIPFGEVNIVRSYLKIDGEVLTPTNYHPQRPINGLNCHRSEVSGKRLWDLFIELSKDDPYKFFKDCFIHNYFPLALMNKNAKNITPGDLKSEYQKKLQEICDKSLSDIVTLLHTDTIVAIGKYAEKRSNEIVKKFKLNNIKVVLIPHPSPRSVGTAEKWKNETLNQLKSYHILQLFK; encoded by the exons ATGtctgtatcaaaatactttgCTCAACAAAACAAACCAGAAACTGATGATTTAGCTGATTCTTTTATAAAGTTAGAAAATGATCTTGTATCTCagttaaaacatttgaattatgGTCcagatattgaatatatttataatccatTAGATTATGCTTCCAATTTACacaagacatttttaaaaaagtttttacttacaagcaaaaaagtattattcttAGGCATCAACCCTGGACCTTGGGGAATGTGTCAAACTGGT ataccATTTGGTGAAGTTAATATTGTcagaagttatttaaaaatagatggaGAAGTATTAACACCCACAAATTATCATCCTCAAAGACCAATTAATGGTCTTAACTGCCATAGAAGTGAAGTGAGCGGCAAACGATTATGGGATCTTTTTATTGAACTCAGTAAAGACGATCCATATAAGTTTTTCAAAGATTGCTTTATTCATAACTATTTCCCCTTGgcattaatgaataaaaatgctAAGAATATCACACCAGGCGATTTAAAG agtgaataccaaaaaaaattacaagaaaTCTGTGACAAATCATTAAGTGATATAGTTACTTTACTTCATACTGATACCATTGTTGCTATTGGAAAATATGCTGAAAAAAGGTCTAACGAAATAgtcaagaaatttaaattaaacaatattaag GTTGTACTTATTCCTCATCCCAGTCCACGCAGTGTTGGCACAGCagaaaaatggaaaaatgaaacattaaaTCAACTTAAATCATACCATATTCTCCAgttgttcaaataa
- the LOC113548629 gene encoding lysM and putative peptidoglycan-binding domain-containing protein 1, producing the protein MDERVSIRDNTKPLRKYGSISNNTNFIRNEHYIKHVVTETDTLQGLALKYSVTTEQIRNANRLFTNDSLFLREHLNIPTCDINAIGTNNFQNDKGSKSSNISPIEEHNIDDCNNFLNKIDHKIASARAQVIDSQDRSVYCPEEQVLFTRQRLTNRRIQGPSLSTDDIPIIVTQNKKLMNSRQRLEQDEEEMFTL; encoded by the exons ATGGACGAAAGGGTAAGCATCCGCGATAACACGAAGCCTCTGAGGAAATATGGTAGCATAAGTAATAATACCAACTTCATCCGAAATGAGCACTACATCAAACATGTTGTCACAGAGACGGATACATTGCAAGGGCTTGCACTTAAGTACAGCGTGacg ACCGAGCAAATACGAAATGCTAACCGACTCTTTACAAATGACAGTTTATTCTTAAGGGAACATCTGAATATACCTACTTGTGATATCAATGCAATTGGAACAAACAACTTTCAAAATGACAAAGGGTCAAAATCATCTAACATATCACCGATTGAAGAACACAACATTGATGACtgtaataatttcttaaataaaatagatcacAAAATTGCTAGTGCAAGAGCTCAAGTTATTGATAGTCAAGACAGAAGTGT GTACTGTCCAGAAGAACAAGTATTGTTTACACGACAACGACTAACAAATCGTAGAATACAGGGTCCCTCACTAAGTACAGATGATATACCAATAATTGTGAcccaaaataaaaagttaatgaaTTCACGGCAGCGGCTTGAACAAGATGAAGAAGAAATGTTTACACTgtga
- the LOC113550024 gene encoding beta-mannosidase isoform X1, with amino-acid sequence MCLDIVIVVPVLFLLCLPAASGVAWPLDSSSWRFANRNASVSGTGHVPGGVFADLRSNGVLDEDPLRRYNDVAYRWVSEDDWIYTTTFKVNSSSKSFNKKYIIFDGIDTFSDIYLNKKLIGSTNNMFVRYTFSIEEFLKYQEEENVLEVIMKSPIRMANYFFNDYSDKIPPFCVPKEYNGECHVNYLRKMQSSFGWDWGPAFPSIGIWKSVRIVMFQDNLLEDIKTQTIAANTSHWLLKTDIYIKCFESILNAKFKLALNTDKNIISIEQNCCNDICVENEMHTAIELYVPMTDIDTWWPNGYGEQPLYNLSIEFVTKNDVQSKTISMGFRTAELIQEPIDKNDPKLGLSFYFKINGVPIFAKGTNYIPANIFPENMNDENVINNLLTAAKQVNMNTIRVWGGGVYESDVFYKTCDKLGIMVWQDMMFACNMYPANQQFLETVEVEIKQQIRRLQHHPSIILWAGNNENEAALRGNWYGTRKNYSMFASDYVELYVNTIKKTIMEEDKTRNFVVSSPTNGLKSEEENYIAENPYSALYGDVHYYNYEVNSWSSIFFPWTRFASEFGLQSLPAYQTLQKALDINDLITFPSPALIHRQHLPLGYGFMLYQIETNLPVPPKPTVSDYVYLSQIVQARAMRIQTEWYRKHRNTLLKDGRGLTMGALYWQLNDVWQAPTWSSIDYDQRWKMLHYSALDFFSPIIIVPELEISNNLTIYVVSDSLVDLEVIFNIEIYSWKSNSPLTTYISDTILLKNNSAQLILNENYINWLNAITQKCGQSKDQHIRSCFLHTKLYYNNINMTEASPSNYLFPSTFNKIIGYETPNISVSRVWQENKNQINVKLESTGIGLFVWLNVTQTDGNFNENGFIMLNKTKTVKYTSNKDISLKQFNLEIEYLRTKFI; translated from the exons ttaactcGAGTTCAAAATCAttcaataaaaagtatattattttcgacggaatagatacatttagtgacatttatttgaataaaaaactaatcgGTTCAacgaataatatgtttgttagATACACTTTTTCCATTGAAGAATTTCTCAAA TACCAGGAAGAGGAAAATGTGCTAGAAGTCATCATGAAGTCGCCCATACGCAtggcaaattatttttttaatgattattctgATAAAATCCCACCATTTTGTGTCCCCAAAGAATACAATGGGGAATGTCATGTAaactatttaagaaaaatgcaAAGTTCATTTGGATGGGATTGGGGTCCTGCATTCCCATCAATTGGAATATG GAAAAGCGTAAGAATAGTAATGTTTCAAGACAATTTATTAGAAGATATTAAAACTCAAACAATTGCGGCGAATACTTCACATTGGTTATTAAAAActgatatatacattaaatgttttgaaagtATTCTCAATGCTAAATTTAAGTTAGCTTTGAACactgacaaaaatattataagtattgaaCAGAATTGTTGTAACGATATATGCGTTGAAAACGAAATGCATACTGCGATTgaattatatgtacctatg actGACATAGACACTTGGTGGCCTAATGGATATGGTGAACAGCCactgtataatttaagtatagaatttgtaactaaaaatgatgttcaatcaaaaacaatttcaatggGGTTCAGAACAGCAGAACTAATCCAGGAACCAATCGATAAAAATGATCCAAAATTGG gtttatctttttattttaaaataaacggtGTGCCAATATTTGCCAAAGGCACTAATTACATTCCAGCCAATATATTTCCAGAAAATATGAAtgatgaaaatgttataaataatttgttaactgCAGCAAAACAAGTTAATATGAATACTATTCGTGTATGGGGCGGTGGAGTGTATGAGAGTGATGTATTTtacaaa acATGTGACAAGTTAGGTATAATGGTATGGCAAGATATGATGTTTGCTTGTAATATGTATCCAGCAAATCAACAGTTTTTAGAAACAGTAGAGgttgaaataaaacaacaaattagAAGATTACAACATCATCCCAGCATAATATTGTGGGCAGGTAATAATGAAAACGAAGCTGCATTAAGAGGCAATTGGTATGGAACgagaaaaaattattccatGTTTGCTTCCGACTATGTTGAATTATATgtcaacacaataaaaaaaacaataatggaGGAAGATAAAACAAGAAATTTTGTGGTATCAAGTCCTACTAATGGCTTAAAATCTGaagaagaaaattatatagcgGAAAATCCATATAGTGCTTTATATGGAGATG tacaTTACTATAACTATGAAGTTAATAGCTggagttcaatttttttcccaTGGACTAGATTTGCATCAGAATTTGGGTTACAGTCTCTTCCAGCATATCAGACACTTCAAAAAGCTTTAGATATAAACGATTTGATTACATTTCCCTCACCAGCACTAATTCATAGACAACATCTACCTTTAGGATACGGGTTTATGTTATATCAAATAGAAACCAATTTACCCGTACCGCCAAAGCCTACTGTTAGTGATTATGTGTATTTGAGTCAA aTTGTTCAAGCTAGAGCTATGAGAATACAAACAGAATGGTATCGTAAACATaggaatacattattaaaagatGGTAGAGGTTTAACAATGGGTGCATTATATTGGCAGTTAAATGATGTATGGCAAGCACCAACTTGGTCatcaatag ATTATGACCAACGATGGAAAATGTTACACTATAGtgcattagattttttttcaccaattatcatagttccagaattagaaatttcaaataatttaacaatttatgttGTTTCTGATAGTCTAGTTGATTtggaagtaatttttaatatagagaTATATAGCTGGAAAAGTAATAGTCCACTCACTACATACATATcagatactatattattg aaaaataatagtgcccaattaattttaaatgaaaattacattaattggtTAAATGCTATAACACAGAAATGTGGTCAAAGCAAAGACCAACATATTCGATCTTGTTTTTTGCACACtaagctatattataataatataaatatgacagAGGCGTCTCCATCTAATTATCTGTTTCCAAGcacatttaacaaaattatcggTTATGAGACACCTAATATATCG GTTTCCAGAGTTTggcaagaaaataaaaaccaaataaatgttaaattggaATCAACAGGAATAGGTTTGTTTGTTTGGCTAAATGTCACCCAAACAGATGgtaatttcaatgaaaatggttttattatgttaaacaaaacaaaaactgtgAAATATACATCAAACAAAGATATctcattaaaacaatttaatttagaaattgaatacctcagaacaaaatttatatag